The genomic region CCGCCGAGATCAATGCCGAGACGCATCTGCTTCCTCCCCATTTTCCGCAGATGTAACCCAGCTACAGGCCGGGCGCCAGCCCCGCAACACGGGAGATATGCCAAGGTTGCACGGGCCCAGCGGGCGCCCTGCCGGGTAGGCTTCCTGGCGATGAAGAAGGAGCCACCATGACCGCCCGCGTTACCGCCGTCAGCCTCAGCCCATCGCATAATTTTTCAAAGCGCACCCAGTTCGAAATCCGCTTGATTGCTGGCCTGGGGGTGGAGGGCGACGCCCATGCCGGGGAAAAGGTTAAACACCGCTCCCGCGTGCGGGCCAACCCGGATCAGCCGAACCTGCGGCAAGTCCATCTGATCCATACCGAGCTTTTTGAGGAGCTGGCAGGCAAAGGCTTTGCCATCGGCCCCGGTGAAATTGGCGAGAATATCGCGACGGCGGGCATCGACCTACTGGCCCTCCCCCAGGGCACGCGGCTGAC from Elstera cyanobacteriorum harbors:
- a CDS encoding MOSC domain-containing protein, producing the protein MTARVTAVSLSPSHNFSKRTQFEIRLIAGLGVEGDAHAGEKVKHRSRVRANPDQPNLRQVHLIHTELFEELAGKGFAIGPGEIGENIATAGIDLLALPQGTRLTIGERAVVEITGLRNPCLQLNTYRDGLTEAVLDRDAAGELVRKAGVMGIVLTSGIVRPQDAITVALPPGPHLPLRPV